The following nucleotide sequence is from Emcibacteraceae bacterium.
ACGGTTTTTCCTACCCCTCCTCGGCCTCGTAAAATGACCTGTTTCTTAGACAAATCACTAAGCCAATTATCGGGTAACGCAGATTTAATAATTCTGTCCATCCGTCCACGGTCAAGTGCAGTTGGCTCTAAAGTTTTCATTACGGTAGCTTCTGGCGATAGAATTGCATTAAAATTTTCATTTGGTCCGAAACTAATATTTACGAAACGGCCAATTGCTTGTGGTTGTGAAATTTGGCCTATTATATTTAGTATTTTCTCGAAGCTTGCATCTATTCCGAAACAGTTGTGCGGTCTCGTTGGCAGATCGTTCTCTCGTAATCCGGACATAAAAATCATGTCCTTTACGTATGGACTAGGTAGCCCTGCTCGTTTTAAGTATATCTTAAGTTCGAAAACTTGTTTGAAGGCTTTTTCGGTAACACATTCCCATCCACGAGGATATTTTACAGATACAAGTTTGTCATCAAACCTTACACCACTTGCATTGTGAGATTTTACTTCAATTGCTAGTGCGAAGTTTTGTATTGAAGCGCGTCGTGGCACAAAAGGTTCCCCGTTTCTAGGATAAAATTTCATCTCTACGTCAAATTCTCGAGGTTGTTCGAAGTGACCAACGAGAAATATGTCTATATCCTCGTTCTTCTGGCCGTATAGTTTAAGACTTACAAACATTTTGATGTGATCAAGCTTATGTTGGCTCAGATCAGGCCAAACTGCAAGAATTAGCTTGCGAAGATGAAGTGCTGCCTCATACTCTTGTCCTTCGTTTGCACCAACAATCTCAATCATTTTTATCTCTCAAATTGAATTTGCATTTATTCTTGGAATTAATTATCTGTTAAAAATTCTTTTCATCACTATATTCCATAATCTTTAATTTGCTGAAGAACTCTAAGACTAACTGAGGGAAGGTTAGCACGGACTTCAAGTTCATTTTCCACAATAACATGGTACTTAGAACTATTATCTCGCAAAATTGAAATCTCAGGATCAGCAGGGTGCCCGCTGGTAAGAGCACCAGATAAAGCGATAATAAATTGATTGCTACCAACTTTAGCAAGAACGGGAACTTCAATAGTATTACCTGAACCGTAGGTGACAGAAGCATTTTCTGAAAATGATATATTTCCCTCGCTACGGCGTTTAAGATCATTTAACAGTAAGTTGGTAGATGCCTTTATCCGTTTTGCGTTGAAAACGGGAGGTTTGCCTGAAATTAAATATTCTAGTAGTTCAACGCCAACGTGTCGGTCAAGAAGTCTGTGTTCGAGTTTATTTTTAAATGTTCTGAGGCACCTATAGCAAGAAGTATCACAGGCTTCCGGGCAGTTTTTTAAAATCAAAAGCGCATTTTGAAATAACTCAAGTTCTTTACCAACTAATTGACTGGCGAATCCAGCACCACCCGGAAGAGTATCGTAAAGAAAAATTTCGACTTCTTTACCTGATTTACCACGAATTGTTAGTGCTGGTCGGAATTCAGCCATTAATTCACTTGGTTCAATTTCAAGAATTTTACAAGCTGACTTTGCTAATGCTTCACTAATAGTCCTAAGCGCAACTTGACTAGAAAAATGAGTTGGGTGAATTTCAATTGGTTTTTCTACGCGCAACGAAAATAATCCAATATCGGTTATGAAATCAGTTCCAAGTACAATATGTCGTGTTGGCCCAATCCCTTCACAAATCGCATTATCATCTTTTTCTGGAAAAGGTTTTTGGTGAGGGCCACCTAGACTTGGTATTGGAGAAGAACTAGCTTCTATTCGCCCACATTTTACGCAATAGGTATAACCCTCTTCTTGTGGTCCTGTATTCGAAACTAGCAGATGTTCACGGGTACTTAAACCACGTATGCGATCATTAGCTTGGTGCCAACCCGCACTATCTCCAGGTGTACCCATTGTGAGTTTTGCACGGGTTGCATAACTAGTTTCAGGAATTTCATCTGGTGAAGTAACTTCTTCTTCATAAATAGGATGTGCAAATCCAGGAGGACGGACCCAATACTTTGCTGGTCCAAAACCATTACTTTCACTACATGCCGGGCAGTCCTCAACGTCCCCTTTGCTGACCTCATGTCTATCAAAAGTTTTTGCATAACCACATTCTGAGCATTCCATGTAAACTTTTCGGGTTTCCCAAGCTTTATGAAGATTTTCTTTTATTATGGAATAAATTGCGCCGGATGTGTAACACTTACCAGAAATCCAAACTTGGCGTCCAGGGGAATATTGTGATAGAGCAATGGGTAGTCCTTGGGATGGGCTAAATTTCATTATATGTCGGTAAGGGGTTGAGCGGTCTCGATCAAACACACTGAAAGTTGCAACATCGGTTGGAAAAGCATAGCGGGGCAGTTTTCCACAATAGAGTAACCGATCCAAAAGGTTACTTGGTTGAGAGGCTTGTTGTGGACGCTCTTCACCGACCTCTGGGGCTTCTTCATCACCGTCATCATTTTCCTCTTCATTTCCCTCGCTTACAATATCTAATGAAATTGCTTCTTCAATGGCTTCGGTACAGTCTTTTACAAATTCTCCTAGTAGAATGTCTTTATCCTCTATAGAAAGCTCGTTGGGCAACCATTTTTCAATGCGATTTCGGAGCTTTGTCTCGTTTTCATTTAACCAGTTAGTAAAATCATAATAGTTAAGTGCAGAATTAGATTGTCTAAATGCTGAAACACTCCCAAGAACAGAGAATAAATCATGGGGCTGGTTAGGATCAATTTCGGAAAGTCGATCTTGGTGGTAGTTCTGGAGTAAAAATGCACGTATATGACGGCGAGTAATCTCAGGATTGTTGAGAGTTAATTTTGGATCAACAACTTTTCCTCGAATCATTTCATCTGGGAAAGAGAAATAGTGTTCATCGTGACTGTCGGCACTTCCAAATGCAAGTACAGTCGCGACAGCATTTCCACGACGCCCAGCCCGACCAGCACGTTGCTGATAATTTGCACGACCTGGAGGCATGTTTCTCAAGGCTACACCGGAAAGTTCTCCTAGGTCTATACCAACCTCCATTGTTGTAGTGCTTGAAAGGATATCAATTGCTGTTGAGCGGGAATTAGCATGAGTACTATTGAGTTCAATATCTTGGAAAAGAAGTTCATGCTCTTCTGCCTTCGAAAAAACATCTTCGTCCTGCGGAGCATTTAGTTGAGCGGTATGTTCAGCGGCAATCACGGCCATGGGCTCGCGAGGGGGATCTTCAAGAGCTTCTATTACAGGCTTTCTATAAAAACCTTTTCGCGCGATAAAAACAGGATCAGTACACGGACTTAAGAGGCTAACATTTTCATGTCCACATTCTATGCAATTCTGGTAAAATTGAATTGGACGATGTACAGATCTGCATTTTGCGCAATAAACCCATTCTCCGTCAAATTGAAGAGAAAGTTCACTTCCATTTAGGTAGCGGTTTCCACCTTCTTTTGATGTTGTAAATTTTGTTAGGAGTTTGGGATGCCAATGATCCCAGAAAAATTTTCTTGCTTCTTTTTCAGGGAGTATAGCGTTTATTTGATCAAATTTAGTATTTGGGTTTCTTGATCTAATTCTGTAACCCTCGTTTGCTTTCCTGTCAATCCAAGTCCCAGGTGTATGAGTCAGTCCAAAACCTGTCCAACAACGAATCCAAAACCTAGCTAAAGAAAGCTTTGCTTCTTCACTTTCGGCAATTTGGGAAATGTTTGGTAAAGCCAAAATAATACTTTTATTTTCATCATTTTCTTTGAGATTAGCAAGAGCTAATGATTCCATACCGTAAAATTTATCTGAAAGATTTGTAAGTATGCTTCCCAGTAATGCCTCAGGGGGTTTTTTTGATCGAAGGGAAAAGAGTATCTTAATTAGCTGATTTGGATTTTTATATTCTCCACTATTTACGGCTTTTTCTACAATTTCTTCGGCATCAAAATTTTCGTGAGCATGGAGTTCAGGTCGTAATCTTACATTGAGTTCCTTTGATGCTATAAGTATACCCAAAAATAGGTCATCTAAATTTAAATAAGGTTGGATAGAGTTTTGATCAAGTAACCACTTGAATCCGCGAATAATAAGTGGACGCAGTGAGTCTCGCTCAGAATACATTTGGATATTAGGTGCTAGCCTAGCTGCAACTTGACGGGAGTCACTGAAGGCCAGTACCTTACGGCCGCGTAAGGGTGCAAATCTTGTAGCTTTCTGTGGACCAGGAGGCTGGATTTGGATTTGGCGGGTAATTAGAGCCTGAAAAGGTTGATCACCTTTCGTTTGATGATCTTGAACGTAACTTCTGCCGAACCTAGCCTGTTTGCCGCAAATTGCGCATGGCACAAACTTTCCTGGAGGCTCAGGACTTGTAACATTTTCTTCGTCATCATCATTAATATCAGACAATCGTGCTTGCCTGATATAGACGGTTCTTGTACGAGGCCCTATAGTATTAGGATTTATTTGTCCAGTCTCTAAATCGTAATCAGCAGGCTCAGCCGCATCTTCGTTAAGGGGATCTTCTAAAAGTAAATCAATTGGCTCAAGCAAACGGATTTCACCGCTAGCCATACGAATTTGTTCGCCAGGCTCAGACCAAAGGTTATTAGGTTCTTCAATGTCGTCTGTATAAGCACGTCCATATGCAGTCCCACAATTCCGACAAGTAAAGAGTTCAAGTACTCGTGAGCCACAACCGCATGTTTCTATTGGTTGAGAGTACATTTTTCCACAGACACCAGTTTGGCTTTTTTCTGGGACCTCACTGCAATTTGGATCCATGCATACCCAAAGTCCGGGCAATCCTCGGAAGAAATTATGGACTCGGCAAGGTAATAACCCTGGCACTCCAGGAGAACTTCGAGCTACGCTAGCTAGAGCCATTAGGGTAGTGACGGCTTTGTCCGCAAGTTCTTTAGGCACCTCTTTCTGAAAGATGAGTTCACCTAAATCAGCAATTGGAACCGCCTCTTGCATACTAACGTTTATAAGACGGCCCATAGGATCGAATTCTTCTAATGCTATAAAAAGCGCTTGTTCACTAATCCCAGAAATGGGGACTTTACGATATTTAAGAATCGGAGAGATAATTTTGAGACGATCTTCATTGGTTTCCGCTCCGTAGAATGCTTTTAAATCGATGGAAGATAAAGCATTAGCATCATTTAGAGTTCCCTTATCTTGCTTTTCTTTCAATGCAAGAGAGCCCTGAACTGGTACGAAGGATTGAGGCAGAGTACCAGAGAGTTGTGCGCCGAAATCTGCAGCGTATTCAGCATTAT
It contains:
- a CDS encoding DEAD/DEAH box helicase; translated protein: MQTLKQTIENLHTSLKDYIEATYHISAPSLVAQRQSLLDRDGVIHRIPYLESTPKYHSGEKFESISGLPEAALELLELLSIPDGDLPKLIYNPPYKHQAESLKKCLIDGNNLVIMTGTGSGKTESFLLPILGKFAKEAKENPSCFAEQPAMRALIMYPMNALVNDQLGRLRGILGDPRLVKKFKAWCGRPPRFARYTSRTPYAGVRSPKKDTARLKSFDSFYVDVLRRTQSDNAEDKLKATQLLSALKKRGKWPAKPDLEEWFGQKGTEWINSLTGEFVRAITLPDDSELLTRHEVQTSPPDLLVTNYSMLEYMLMRPIERPIFDKTKNWLANNPDEKFLVVLDEAHLYRGAAGAEVGLLLRRLRDRIGISTERLQVICATASFDNAEYAADFGAQLSGTLPQSFVPVQGSLALKEKQDKGTLNDANALSSIDLKAFYGAETNEDRLKIISPILKYRKVPISGISEQALFIALEEFDPMGRLINVSMQEAVPIADLGELIFQKEVPKELADKAVTTLMALASVARSSPGVPGLLPCRVHNFFRGLPGLWVCMDPNCSEVPEKSQTGVCGKMYSQPIETCGCGSRVLELFTCRNCGTAYGRAYTDDIEEPNNLWSEPGEQIRMASGEIRLLEPIDLLLEDPLNEDAAEPADYDLETGQINPNTIGPRTRTVYIRQARLSDINDDDEENVTSPEPPGKFVPCAICGKQARFGRSYVQDHQTKGDQPFQALITRQIQIQPPGPQKATRFAPLRGRKVLAFSDSRQVAARLAPNIQMYSERDSLRPLIIRGFKWLLDQNSIQPYLNLDDLFLGILIASKELNVRLRPELHAHENFDAEEIVEKAVNSGEYKNPNQLIKILFSLRSKKPPEALLGSILTNLSDKFYGMESLALANLKENDENKSIILALPNISQIAESEEAKLSLARFWIRCWTGFGLTHTPGTWIDRKANEGYRIRSRNPNTKFDQINAILPEKEARKFFWDHWHPKLLTKFTTSKEGGNRYLNGSELSLQFDGEWVYCAKCRSVHRPIQFYQNCIECGHENVSLLSPCTDPVFIARKGFYRKPVIEALEDPPREPMAVIAAEHTAQLNAPQDEDVFSKAEEHELLFQDIELNSTHANSRSTAIDILSSTTTMEVGIDLGELSGVALRNMPPGRANYQQRAGRAGRRGNAVATVLAFGSADSHDEHYFSFPDEMIRGKVVDPKLTLNNPEITRRHIRAFLLQNYHQDRLSEIDPNQPHDLFSVLGSVSAFRQSNSALNYYDFTNWLNENETKLRNRIEKWLPNELSIEDKDILLGEFVKDCTEAIEEAISLDIVSEGNEEENDDGDEEAPEVGEERPQQASQPSNLLDRLLYCGKLPRYAFPTDVATFSVFDRDRSTPYRHIMKFSPSQGLPIALSQYSPGRQVWISGKCYTSGAIYSIIKENLHKAWETRKVYMECSECGYAKTFDRHEVSKGDVEDCPACSESNGFGPAKYWVRPPGFAHPIYEEEVTSPDEIPETSYATRAKLTMGTPGDSAGWHQANDRIRGLSTREHLLVSNTGPQEEGYTYCVKCGRIEASSSPIPSLGGPHQKPFPEKDDNAICEGIGPTRHIVLGTDFITDIGLFSLRVEKPIEIHPTHFSSQVALRTISEALAKSACKILEIEPSELMAEFRPALTIRGKSGKEVEIFLYDTLPGGAGFASQLVGKELELFQNALLILKNCPEACDTSCYRCLRTFKNKLEHRLLDRHVGVELLEYLISGKPPVFNAKRIKASTNLLLNDLKRRSEGNISFSENASVTYGSGNTIEVPVLAKVGSNQFIIALSGALTSGHPADPEISILRDNSSKYHVIVENELEVRANLPSVSLRVLQQIKDYGI